Proteins from a single region of Haloarcula laminariae:
- a CDS encoding YmfQ family protein, producing the protein MTWLAENRHWLLFAGTVLSGLSTVGVAVIGVLATASVLVTGGSLLLTVGAFLLATLLCGGLTLIFATGLLSTLASRASLPSVPRNRRAASVLSGLEAAVPPLRRLGLADRLEPTVEDRRARLTERYVDGELSEREFEARLDSLLDERGNRQTARGEPDAAATPDREVERERER; encoded by the coding sequence GTGACCTGGCTCGCCGAGAACCGCCACTGGCTGCTGTTTGCCGGGACGGTCCTGTCCGGGCTCTCGACCGTCGGCGTCGCCGTTATCGGCGTCCTCGCGACGGCCTCCGTGTTGGTGACCGGTGGGTCCCTGCTGCTGACGGTCGGCGCCTTCTTGCTCGCTACCTTGCTGTGTGGCGGGCTGACGCTTATCTTTGCCACCGGGCTCCTCTCGACGCTCGCCAGCCGCGCCTCGCTACCCTCGGTGCCCCGGAACCGACGCGCCGCGAGCGTCCTGTCCGGCCTGGAAGCCGCCGTCCCCCCGCTCCGGCGGCTCGGGCTGGCCGACCGCCTCGAACCGACGGTCGAGGACCGGCGGGCACGGCTCACGGAACGGTACGTCGACGGCGAGCTCTCCGAGCGGGAGTTCGAGGCGCGGCTCGACTCGCTGCTCGACGAGCGGGGAAACCGACAGACGGCGCGCGGCGAACCGGACGCGGCCGCAACGCCCGACCGCGAGGTCGAGCGCGAGCGGGAACGCTGA
- the purH gene encoding bifunctional phosphoribosylaminoimidazolecarboxamide formyltransferase/IMP cyclohydrolase: MKLAGMASNRGRNLLNIADRAPGGAEFAVVLTNDADAPVLEAAAERGIPTEVVERGEDESREAHEERVLDALADYDFDLVTLDGYMRVLSETFLDGAPTTLNVHPSLLPNFPGMDTHEQVLEAGVKVTGCTVHVVDETVDGGPIVTQEPIPVVEGDEVDDLKERVLYEGEFTAYPRVVKWFAEDRVDVDWDAGTVAVEGDDGGEFPARRLVSDDRAAALRYGENPHQDAALYADTTVSEASVVHADQLNEGAKALSYNNYNDADGALNLIKEFDEPAAAVIKHTNPAGCATGDSVAEAYGKALSTDPMSAFGGIVALNRECDTATAEQIIDSFKEVVVAPGYTDAALDVLFEKENLRVLDVNDNFEVTDTLTEKPLVGGRLVQERDTQHLTPEDLEVVTERQPTDEQIESMLFAWHTLKHVKSNGILFAKGTETVGIGMGQVSRVDAVRLAAMKADEHAEGKDAEGAVMASDAFFPFPDGIEEAAEAGIEAVIQPGGSKNDESVIEAADEHGMTMVMTGQRSFRHD; encoded by the coding sequence ATGAAACTCGCCGGTATGGCCAGCAACCGTGGGCGGAACCTCTTGAACATCGCGGACCGCGCGCCGGGCGGCGCCGAGTTCGCCGTCGTCCTGACGAACGACGCCGACGCGCCCGTTCTGGAGGCCGCAGCGGAGCGTGGCATCCCGACCGAAGTCGTCGAACGCGGCGAGGACGAATCGCGCGAGGCCCATGAGGAGCGGGTGCTCGACGCGCTCGCGGACTACGACTTCGACCTCGTGACCCTCGATGGCTACATGCGCGTCCTGAGCGAGACCTTCCTCGACGGGGCGCCAACGACACTGAACGTACACCCGTCGCTGCTCCCGAACTTCCCGGGGATGGACACCCACGAGCAGGTGCTGGAGGCGGGCGTCAAGGTGACGGGCTGTACCGTCCACGTCGTCGACGAGACGGTCGACGGCGGCCCAATCGTCACCCAGGAACCCATCCCCGTCGTCGAGGGCGACGAGGTCGACGACCTGAAAGAGCGCGTCCTCTACGAGGGCGAGTTCACGGCCTACCCCAGAGTCGTCAAGTGGTTCGCCGAGGACCGCGTCGACGTGGACTGGGACGCCGGCACCGTCGCCGTCGAGGGCGACGACGGCGGCGAGTTCCCGGCTCGCCGGCTGGTCTCGGACGACCGCGCCGCGGCCCTCCGGTACGGGGAGAACCCCCACCAGGACGCCGCGCTGTACGCCGACACCACCGTCTCGGAGGCCAGCGTCGTCCACGCCGACCAGTTAAACGAGGGCGCGAAGGCCCTGTCGTACAACAACTACAACGACGCCGACGGGGCCCTGAATCTCATCAAGGAGTTCGACGAGCCGGCCGCCGCCGTCATCAAACACACGAACCCCGCCGGCTGTGCGACCGGAGACTCCGTGGCCGAGGCCTACGGGAAGGCGCTCTCGACGGACCCGATGAGCGCGTTCGGCGGTATCGTCGCCCTCAACCGGGAGTGTGACACCGCCACCGCCGAGCAGATTATCGACTCGTTCAAGGAGGTCGTCGTCGCGCCGGGCTACACCGACGCCGCCTTGGACGTCCTCTTCGAGAAGGAGAACCTGCGCGTGCTGGACGTCAACGACAACTTCGAGGTGACGGACACCCTGACCGAGAAGCCCCTCGTCGGGGGGCGACTCGTCCAGGAACGCGACACCCAGCATCTCACCCCCGAGGACCTCGAAGTGGTCACCGAGCGCCAGCCCACCGACGAGCAGATCGAGTCGATGCTCTTTGCCTGGCACACGCTCAAACACGTCAAGTCGAACGGCATCCTCTTCGCGAAAGGCACCGAGACCGTGGGCATCGGCATGGGACAGGTCTCGCGGGTCGACGCCGTCCGGCTGGCCGCGATGAAGGCAGACGAACACGCCGAAGGCAAGGACGCCGAGGGCGCCGTGATGGCCTCCGACGCGTTCTTCCCGTTCCCGGACGGCATCGAGGAGGCCGCGGAAGCCGGCATCGAAGCCGTCATCCAGCCCGGCGGGTCGAAAAACGACGAGAGCGTCATCGAGGCCGCAGACGAACACGGCATGACGATGGTCATGACCGGCCAGCGGTCGTTCAGACACGACTGA
- a CDS encoding glycosyltransferase, protein MRVAVVVMETSHHRDTEGRRHIERLAATLNEAGHEVSVFCAQWWGGNASRFEPDEVTYRGVTVEPAETSFCTRLPALLAKYRPDVVHAFPTPSSVLRAANAGAKLARAQLVVEWFGDHEESVSARAIGTANQFVTPSELVQTELWEAGADSDLTTVIPESIDMDLVRDVEPAEEVDVVYAHPLDDSANIESLFLGLAELRQKGWSATVIGDGPERDTYERAAADLRIDDRVDFVGSCDRERRLAIYKGAQVFVQTAWREYFATELLWALACGCIAVVEYQAESSAHELVEHRDRAFRVTTPQEIADSIVASADMDRRTVDESLAEYDHAAVVEQYEALYERLVDEYGLF, encoded by the coding sequence ATGCGCGTCGCGGTCGTCGTCATGGAGACGAGCCACCACCGGGATACCGAGGGACGGCGCCACATCGAGCGCCTCGCCGCGACATTGAACGAGGCCGGCCACGAGGTGTCCGTCTTCTGTGCCCAGTGGTGGGGCGGCAACGCGAGCCGGTTCGAGCCCGACGAGGTGACCTACCGCGGGGTCACCGTCGAGCCCGCGGAGACGTCGTTCTGCACGCGGCTGCCGGCGCTTTTGGCGAAGTACCGCCCCGACGTGGTTCACGCCTTCCCGACGCCGTCGTCGGTGTTGCGGGCGGCCAACGCCGGTGCCAAACTCGCCCGGGCGCAGCTGGTCGTCGAGTGGTTCGGCGACCACGAGGAGTCCGTGTCGGCCCGGGCGATAGGGACCGCCAATCAGTTTGTCACGCCGTCCGAACTCGTCCAGACGGAGCTCTGGGAGGCCGGCGCCGACAGCGACCTGACGACCGTCATCCCGGAGAGCATCGACATGGACCTCGTCCGGGACGTGGAGCCGGCCGAGGAGGTCGACGTGGTGTACGCCCATCCGCTGGACGACAGCGCCAACATCGAATCGCTGTTCCTGGGGCTGGCCGAACTCCGACAGAAGGGGTGGTCGGCGACGGTCATCGGCGACGGGCCCGAGCGCGACACCTACGAGCGGGCGGCCGCCGACCTCCGCATCGACGACCGGGTCGACTTCGTCGGCTCGTGTGACCGCGAGCGGCGGCTGGCCATCTACAAGGGCGCCCAGGTGTTCGTCCAGACGGCGTGGCGCGAGTACTTCGCGACGGAGCTGCTGTGGGCGCTGGCGTGTGGCTGTATCGCCGTCGTGGAGTATCAGGCCGAGTCCAGCGCCCACGAGCTCGTCGAACACCGCGACCGGGCCTTCCGCGTGACGACGCCCCAGGAGATAGCCGACAGCATCGTCGCCTCGGCCGACATGGACCGCCGGACCGTCGACGAATCGCTGGCCGAATACGACCACGCCGCGGTCGTCGAGCAGTACGAGGCGCTGTACGAGCGGTTAGTCGACGAGTACGGCCTGTTCTAG
- the folP gene encoding dihydropteroate synthase, whose translation MEFHEAANFLFELRRFDSRAGTDATQALLSELGDPQTGPSCVQIAGSNGKGSTARMVERTLREAGLDVGLYTSPHLDDVRERIQVNGRKVPEAAVVEFVEAAHEYITDEGAVGESPTFFETLTAFAFWEFDRRDVDVAVLEVGIGGKYDATSVVDPVASAVTSVTLEHTHILGDTVEEIATDKAHVAPADRPLVTGATGDALAAVREQAGDVVTVGDGSDGDPDVRVGYGGREGLEAAVDIEGHDWAVDTRLPLLGDHQAHNAGIAATLARQVADALGTDVSRADIERGLRNAHWPGRFEVMGESPLTVLDGAHNPGGLERTMATLDSFDYDDLHVVLGAMVDKDHSAIAAELRGADHVIACRPNVDRAEAPDVLAEALDEATDAEVQTRSDVAGALGMALDAAEPDDAVLVTGSLYAVREARTRWSRSMVPKAVDSISEAKATIEGAHVTEAGAWRMRGKAVHRVLQTRVQPRQASYLKEELLSLGGECAVSGLNDQDEERVDCVLMGTMAQFKRLAKKLDGQPYGLSTFSDELREALDIQQPPTEADYPWSDGTAVMGILNVTPDSFHDGGEYDAAEDAVARAREMVEDGADILDIGGESTRPGADPVPVGTEIDRVVPVIEALSDVDVAISVDTRKAEVARAALDAGADILNDVSGLEDPEMRLVAAEYDVPVVVMHSINTPVDPDSDIHYDDVVEDVIDELTERVLLAEKAGLDREQILVDPGIGFGKSPAESFELLDRIEEFRALGCPILVGHSHKSLFGLVGEQPGDCLEATVAGTAIATERGADVVRVHDVAENAAAVRVAQAADNPDRFS comes from the coding sequence ATGGAGTTCCACGAGGCCGCGAACTTCCTCTTCGAGTTGCGCCGGTTCGACTCCCGGGCCGGCACCGACGCCACGCAGGCGCTGCTTTCGGAACTGGGGGACCCACAGACGGGACCCAGCTGTGTGCAGATAGCCGGCTCCAACGGCAAGGGGTCGACCGCCCGGATGGTCGAGCGGACGCTCCGGGAGGCCGGGCTCGACGTCGGCCTCTACACCTCGCCACACCTCGACGACGTCCGCGAGCGCATCCAGGTCAACGGCCGGAAGGTCCCGGAGGCCGCCGTCGTCGAGTTCGTCGAGGCCGCTCACGAGTACATCACGGACGAGGGAGCCGTCGGCGAGTCCCCGACCTTCTTCGAGACGCTGACCGCCTTCGCCTTCTGGGAGTTCGACCGTCGGGACGTCGACGTCGCCGTCCTGGAGGTCGGCATCGGCGGGAAGTACGACGCCACCAGCGTCGTCGACCCCGTCGCCAGCGCGGTGACCAGCGTCACGCTGGAACACACGCATATCCTCGGCGACACGGTCGAGGAGATAGCCACCGACAAGGCCCACGTCGCGCCCGCCGACCGGCCGCTGGTGACCGGCGCGACGGGCGACGCGCTCGCCGCGGTGCGCGAGCAGGCCGGCGACGTCGTCACCGTCGGCGACGGGAGCGACGGCGACCCCGACGTACGGGTCGGCTACGGCGGCCGCGAGGGGCTGGAGGCGGCCGTCGACATCGAGGGCCACGACTGGGCCGTCGACACCCGCCTCCCGCTGCTTGGCGACCACCAGGCCCACAACGCGGGCATCGCGGCGACGCTGGCCCGACAGGTCGCCGACGCGCTCGGGACCGACGTCTCCCGGGCCGACATCGAACGCGGCCTGCGAAACGCCCACTGGCCGGGCCGCTTCGAGGTGATGGGCGAGTCGCCGCTCACCGTCCTCGACGGCGCGCACAACCCCGGCGGGCTCGAACGGACGATGGCGACGCTCGACTCGTTCGACTACGACGACCTCCACGTCGTCCTGGGCGCGATGGTCGACAAGGACCACTCGGCCATCGCGGCCGAACTGCGCGGGGCCGACCACGTAATCGCCTGCCGGCCCAATGTCGACCGGGCGGAGGCGCCCGACGTACTGGCCGAGGCGCTGGACGAGGCGACCGACGCCGAGGTCCAGACCCGCTCCGACGTTGCCGGTGCGCTGGGGATGGCACTGGACGCCGCCGAGCCGGACGACGCCGTCCTCGTGACCGGGTCGCTCTACGCCGTCCGCGAGGCCCGCACCCGCTGGTCGCGGTCGATGGTACCCAAGGCGGTCGACTCGATTTCCGAGGCGAAGGCGACCATCGAGGGCGCCCACGTCACCGAAGCCGGCGCGTGGCGGATGCGCGGGAAGGCCGTCCACCGGGTCCTCCAGACCCGCGTCCAGCCCCGTCAGGCGAGCTATCTCAAGGAGGAGCTGCTGTCGCTTGGCGGCGAGTGTGCCGTCTCCGGCCTGAACGACCAGGACGAGGAGCGCGTCGACTGTGTGTTGATGGGGACGATGGCACAGTTCAAACGGCTCGCAAAGAAGCTCGACGGCCAACCGTACGGCCTCTCGACCTTCTCCGACGAGCTCCGCGAGGCCCTGGACATCCAGCAGCCGCCAACCGAGGCCGACTACCCCTGGAGCGACGGCACCGCGGTGATGGGTATCCTCAACGTCACGCCCGACTCGTTCCACGACGGCGGGGAGTACGACGCCGCCGAGGACGCCGTGGCCCGCGCCAGGGAGATGGTCGAAGACGGCGCGGACATCCTCGACATCGGCGGCGAGTCGACCAGACCGGGGGCCGACCCCGTCCCGGTCGGGACGGAAATCGACCGCGTGGTTCCGGTCATCGAGGCCCTCTCGGACGTGGACGTGGCCATCTCAGTCGACACGCGGAAGGCCGAGGTGGCACGCGCGGCTCTCGACGCGGGCGCGGACATCCTCAACGACGTGTCGGGCCTGGAGGACCCGGAGATGCGGCTGGTCGCCGCCGAGTACGACGTGCCCGTCGTCGTGATGCACTCCATCAACACGCCCGTCGACCCCGACAGCGACATCCACTACGACGACGTGGTGGAAGACGTCATCGACGAGCTGACCGAGCGGGTCCTGCTGGCCGAGAAAGCGGGGCTGGACCGCGAGCAGATTCTCGTCGACCCCGGCATCGGCTTCGGGAAATCGCCCGCGGAGAGCTTCGAGCTGCTCGACCGAATCGAGGAGTTCCGGGCGCTTGGCTGTCCGATTCTGGTCGGCCACTCGCATAAGTCCCTGTTCGGCCTCGTCGGCGAACAGCCCGGTGACTGCCTCGAAGCGACGGTCGCGGGGACGGCAATCGCCACGGAGCGGGGCGCCGACGTGGTACGGGTCCACGACGTGGCCGAGAACGCGGCCGCGGTCAGGGTGGCTCAGGCGGCCGACAACCCCGACCGGTTCAGCTGA
- a CDS encoding DsrE family protein: MGSHCSILVHISSDDIGDWRMALRNLVNLVNDDSIETPPELMEVVVNGPGVRFLLETSPEAAEVTRMAKSGVEISACTNSLDRFGHAAQDLATGVTTVQSGVAEVVRVQQRGDTYLKLP, encoded by the coding sequence ATGGGTAGTCACTGTTCGATTCTGGTACACATCTCCAGCGACGACATCGGCGACTGGCGGATGGCCCTGCGGAACCTCGTGAACCTCGTCAACGACGACTCCATCGAGACGCCCCCGGAGCTGATGGAGGTCGTCGTCAACGGCCCCGGGGTCCGCTTTCTCCTCGAGACCAGCCCCGAGGCCGCCGAAGTGACGCGGATGGCCAAGTCCGGGGTCGAAATCTCCGCCTGTACGAACTCGCTGGACCGGTTCGGCCACGCCGCACAGGACCTCGCGACGGGCGTGACGACGGTGCAGTCCGGCGTCGCCGAGGTCGTCCGGGTCCAGCAGCGGGGCGACACGTATCTGAAGCTCCCGTAG
- a CDS encoding metallophosphoesterase, translating to MTTYYFISDLHIGGDEQLREVQFEAELIGFLERLEATDEDAELIINGDTFGLWEFTELEGMAKFDALLERYPELFEQFRATGKEIQITVIPGNHDYELAAYDDYVDRLAEWNVALEQNIAITRSVGDRDIWIEHGMQEDRNNRIPDYGNPYANPLGYFVNRHFTSKAGQLSGRGRYNWLKDIQSVTPMERIPEWLVSNYFYREMNPLLRYASLPFLLMFNVSIGYLLLVLLDLTGLWSTPLEAVHSAIVGLGVVGSILDAVIAVNLTVVTLLVLVSIPLYVYVRDVRTTLTRFGLFGEPAERDPYVERARSVFAANPDVAAFVYGHTHRVSLRRIDGRALVNTGTWLKRFTPAATWVGILPPVFHPSFRLSYFRITASEDGVVIQYDEVAKANPTELSALERLLSKRPDRTAEIPDETVIER from the coding sequence ATGACGACGTACTACTTCATCAGCGACCTGCACATCGGCGGCGACGAGCAGTTGCGTGAGGTCCAGTTCGAGGCGGAGCTCATCGGCTTTCTCGAACGGCTAGAAGCGACCGACGAGGACGCCGAACTCATCATCAACGGCGACACCTTCGGCCTCTGGGAGTTCACGGAACTTGAGGGGATGGCGAAGTTCGACGCGCTACTGGAGCGCTACCCGGAGCTGTTCGAGCAGTTCCGAGCGACCGGCAAAGAGATACAGATAACTGTCATCCCGGGGAACCACGACTACGAGCTGGCGGCCTACGACGACTACGTAGACCGGCTGGCCGAGTGGAACGTCGCGCTCGAACAGAACATCGCCATCACCCGGTCTGTCGGCGACCGCGACATCTGGATCGAACACGGCATGCAGGAAGACAGGAACAATCGAATTCCGGACTACGGGAACCCCTACGCGAACCCGCTTGGCTACTTCGTCAACCGTCACTTCACGAGCAAAGCCGGCCAGCTGTCAGGGCGCGGCCGGTACAACTGGCTCAAGGACATCCAGTCGGTGACGCCGATGGAACGGATTCCCGAGTGGCTCGTCTCCAACTACTTCTATCGGGAGATGAACCCGCTCTTGCGCTATGCCTCGCTCCCGTTCTTGCTCATGTTCAACGTGAGTATCGGCTACCTGTTGCTGGTGTTGCTCGACCTGACCGGACTCTGGTCGACACCGCTCGAGGCCGTCCACAGCGCCATCGTGGGCCTCGGCGTCGTCGGCTCCATCCTCGATGCGGTCATCGCGGTCAACCTCACGGTCGTCACGCTGCTGGTCCTCGTCTCGATTCCGCTGTACGTCTACGTCCGCGACGTGCGAACGACGCTCACTCGGTTCGGCCTGTTCGGGGAGCCGGCGGAGCGAGACCCCTACGTCGAACGCGCTCGGTCGGTGTTCGCGGCCAACCCGGACGTGGCCGCGTTCGTCTACGGCCACACCCATCGGGTCTCACTGCGCCGTATCGACGGCCGGGCGCTCGTCAACACGGGGACGTGGCTCAAGCGGTTCACACCCGCGGCCACCTGGGTCGGCATCCTGCCGCCGGTGTTTCACCCATCGTTCAGACTGAGCTACTTCCGTATCACCGCGTCGGAAGACGGCGTCGTCATCCAGTACGACGAGGTGGCGAAAGCGAATCCGACGGAGCTATCGGCGCTGGAGCGACTGCTCTCGAAACGGCCCGACCGAACGGCCGAGATTCCCGACGAGACCGTCATCGAGCGGTGA
- a CDS encoding HdeD family acid-resistance protein, whose product MATDSSSTESMQEQLQRGGVVGGILLALLGLLALFTPFITGLALSVLLGAALVVGALVHVAAAFSAGTVSNAVWQVALGIIYGIVGISILANPVLGLTTLTVLVIAFFAVEGVVQLVWAITGQGSALWLAASGAVSLLLAGMLLVGFPASALWAVGVLFGINLLVTGVSMAMHGRAEQAATGAETPAETMG is encoded by the coding sequence ATGGCGACAGACTCATCATCCACCGAATCGATGCAGGAACAGTTACAACGAGGGGGCGTCGTAGGCGGTATCCTCCTGGCACTGCTCGGGCTGCTGGCGCTGTTTACGCCATTTATCACCGGGCTCGCGCTTTCGGTGTTGCTCGGTGCGGCTCTGGTCGTCGGCGCACTCGTCCACGTCGCCGCCGCGTTCTCGGCGGGCACTGTGTCGAACGCCGTCTGGCAGGTCGCACTCGGCATCATCTACGGGATTGTCGGTATCTCGATACTTGCCAACCCCGTGCTCGGGCTGACGACGCTGACCGTCCTGGTCATCGCGTTCTTCGCGGTCGAGGGCGTGGTCCAGCTCGTCTGGGCAATCACCGGTCAGGGAAGCGCCCTCTGGCTCGCCGCCAGTGGCGCCGTCTCGCTGCTGCTTGCGGGAATGCTGTTGGTCGGCTTCCCGGCCTCGGCGCTGTGGGCCGTCGGTGTCCTCTTCGGCATCAACCTGCTGGTCACGGGCGTCTCGATGGCGATGCACGGCCGGGCCGAGCAGGCGGCCACCGGTGCCGAGACGCCTGCGGAGACGATGGGCTAG
- a CDS encoding DEAD/DEAH box helicase, whose product MTSEPEDSEARLELDAVYDAIDGVGRPHLTATELSRKTDLTPDEARDALATLADEGEIQRQDVTETESVWYPTDVAEVTDRERVILFPDRREVVVEHPDQFTRAQLSQFARLRDSNRSGGYVYELREADIWAAPHETLDALLSTMRDVLGERSTHLEEWVTSQWERARKFRLYTHEDGYVVLEAESDDLMGNVARPKLDDDLLRAPISDSESWVDADATAQVKRTLYEAGYPVRDDRELATGEPLEMELRLRLRDYQADWVERFTEQGSGVFVGPPGSGKTVAAMGAMAAVGGETLILVPSRELATQWRDELVRHTTLTDDDIGEYHGGEKEIRPVTIATYRTAGMDRHRKLFDQRKWGLVVFDEVHHVPAPIYRRSANLQTKHRLGLTATPTRESDDEEEIFTLVGPPIGTDWGKLFDEGYVAEPEVEIRLVPWGSEDERTEYAATSGHDRRQAAAGNTGKIDEIRYTLAQHPEAKALVFVEYLDDGEAISEAIGAPFISGETRHAERERLFEAFRRGEQDTLVVSRVGDEGIDLPDAELAVVASGLGGSRRQGAQRAGRTMRPAGDARMVVLATRGTTEEDFVRRQMRHLASKGIQVTEQDAHAVEPETE is encoded by the coding sequence GTGACTTCCGAACCCGAGGACAGCGAGGCCCGCCTCGAACTCGACGCGGTGTACGACGCCATCGACGGCGTGGGTCGCCCCCATCTGACGGCGACCGAGCTCTCCCGCAAGACGGACCTGACGCCCGACGAAGCGCGCGACGCCCTGGCGACACTGGCCGACGAGGGCGAGATACAGCGACAGGACGTGACCGAGACCGAGTCGGTCTGGTACCCGACCGACGTGGCCGAGGTGACCGACCGCGAGCGCGTCATCCTCTTCCCGGACCGCCGCGAGGTCGTCGTCGAACACCCGGACCAGTTCACCCGCGCACAGCTCTCGCAGTTCGCCCGCCTGCGGGACTCGAACCGTTCCGGCGGCTACGTCTACGAGCTACGCGAGGCCGACATCTGGGCCGCCCCCCACGAGACCCTCGATGCGCTGCTCTCGACGATGCGGGACGTCCTGGGGGAACGCTCGACCCACCTGGAGGAGTGGGTGACCAGCCAGTGGGAACGCGCCCGGAAGTTCCGCCTGTACACCCACGAGGACGGCTACGTGGTGCTGGAAGCCGAGAGCGACGACCTGATGGGCAACGTCGCCCGCCCGAAGCTTGACGACGACCTGCTGCGGGCCCCCATCTCCGACTCGGAGTCGTGGGTCGACGCCGACGCCACCGCTCAGGTCAAGCGGACGCTGTACGAGGCCGGCTATCCGGTCCGTGACGACCGGGAGCTGGCGACCGGCGAACCCCTGGAGATGGAGCTTCGACTCCGTCTGCGGGACTACCAGGCCGACTGGGTCGAGCGGTTCACCGAACAGGGCTCGGGCGTGTTCGTCGGACCGCCCGGGTCGGGCAAGACCGTCGCGGCGATGGGCGCGATGGCCGCCGTCGGCGGGGAGACGCTGATACTGGTGCCGTCGAGGGAGCTTGCCACCCAGTGGCGCGACGAACTGGTCCGCCACACGACGCTAACCGACGACGACATCGGCGAGTACCACGGCGGCGAGAAGGAGATTCGCCCGGTCACCATCGCGACCTACCGCACCGCCGGGATGGACCGCCACCGGAAGCTGTTCGACCAGCGCAAGTGGGGGCTCGTGGTGTTCGACGAGGTCCACCACGTCCCGGCGCCCATCTACCGCCGGAGCGCGAACCTCCAGACCAAACACCGGCTCGGGCTCACGGCGACGCCGACCCGCGAGAGCGACGACGAGGAGGAGATATTCACCCTCGTCGGGCCGCCCATCGGCACCGACTGGGGGAAGCTCTTCGACGAGGGGTACGTCGCCGAGCCGGAGGTCGAGATTCGGCTGGTCCCGTGGGGAAGCGAGGACGAGCGCACGGAGTACGCCGCCACGTCGGGCCACGACCGCCGGCAGGCCGCGGCGGGTAACACCGGGAAAATCGACGAGATACGCTACACGCTCGCCCAGCACCCGGAGGCGAAGGCGCTCGTCTTCGTGGAGTATCTGGACGACGGCGAGGCCATCAGCGAGGCCATCGGCGCGCCCTTCATCAGCGGCGAGACGCGCCACGCCGAGCGCGAGCGGCTGTTCGAGGCCTTCCGCCGGGGCGAGCAGGACACCCTGGTCGTCTCCCGCGTGGGCGACGAGGGCATCGACCTGCCCGACGCCGAACTCGCCGTCGTGGCCTCTGGACTGGGCGGCTCCCGCCGACAGGGCGCCCAGCGGGCCGGCCGGACGATGCGCCCCGCCGGCGACGCCCGGATGGTCGTGCTGGCGACCCGCGGGACGACCGAGGAGGACTTCGTCCGCCGGCAGATGCGCCACCTGGCTTCGAAGGGCATCCAGGTCACCGAACAGGACGCACACGCCGTAGAGCCCGAAACCGAGTGA